The genomic region GCAAAGGTTTCTATCTCTTTAAGGAGAAACTCCCTTTCGTTAAATTGGCTGGTAAAATCTTCTATGTCAGGCGGAACTATTTCGCTACGATTTTGCCACCTCTCTTTAAGGTAGGAGGTTTCGTGATTTTTTTTATTTCCGATACCCATTTTTACCACCGAAACATCGTGAATTTAAGTGCTTTCCGTTTTGAGGGTTTTGAAAACAGGATCCTTGAAAACCTTGAGAAAATTTTAACAGAAAGGGACATTCTTTACCACTTGGGCGATTTTACCTGGCACGGAAAAGATAAAAAAGGTTTTCTAAAAAGGTGGCAGGCGCTTCCGTGCAGAAAAGTACTTGTAAAGGGAAATCACGATGAGGTCACATCTTCCGTTCTGCCCATTTACTTTGACGAGATTATTCCGTTTTTTAAGATACTTGACATCAGAGGGAAAAGGCTTTTACTTAGTCACTATCCTGCCCTTGATTTGAGAAAAAAGAGGCGGTACATAGATAGAATTTGCAGGGTAAGGTGGCTTTTTAATTTTTACAGGTGTGACCACCTTGTTCACGGACATGTTCACAGGAATTTGGCGAGAATACACTGCGGCTGCTTTCTTTACGGAATAAAATGTTTTAACGTTAATCTGGAATTTACGGGTTATTGCCCCGTTTCGGTAG from Desulfurobacterium sp. TC5-1 harbors:
- a CDS encoding metallophosphoesterase yields the protein MIFFISDTHFYHRNIVNLSAFRFEGFENRILENLEKILTERDILYHLGDFTWHGKDKKGFLKRWQALPCRKVLVKGNHDEVTSSVLPIYFDEIIPFFKILDIRGKRLLLSHYPALDLRKKRRYIDRICRVRWLFNFYRCDHLVHGHVHRNLARIHCGCFLYGIKCFNVNLEFTGYCPVSVEEVIKLA